One genomic region from Bacilli bacterium encodes:
- a CDS encoding serpin family protein yields MNKKAYPLLSLLILSSCANTTLNLVVNIPTSNALQHLDEDIVKRTVAPTLESLDDYFQAPENKDCVVSPASYLLAVSGLSAVSEGFDNSSFGLQTDASDDVKSLLEAWNFAYDASPSDSDYTYFRSAVLHQQVGPTYKFDEEARKQVSDKYIATMVSNLDNYSSDAQNFLNEQIDLSIPLPDSELMDDGVITYGAIKIKDYIPNGLYEEQKEFTSENITSMVNTYSFGYSFPQPVLYWAGETYQAFKMEMNYTSLLIILPNQGVSLESISVADTYSSFMAEANYVSAYGYIPFFHLVTSNADLTAYLQNKLTGQEMFFSKLLASDVYNDLQLISVMQNSDFEFNKYGVAGESVTAIEAVGSTGPLDGEPVNLEVNRPFYALSLKDNFPIFVNKVNRL; encoded by the coding sequence ATGAACAAAAAAGCCTATCCACTATTAAGTTTATTGATATTAAGTTCGTGTGCTAACACCACTTTAAATCTCGTGGTAAATATTCCCACAAGCAACGCCCTTCAACACCTGGATGAAGACATTGTAAAACGAACTGTTGCTCCCACTTTGGAGTCGCTTGACGATTACTTTCAAGCACCAGAGAATAAAGATTGTGTTGTATCGCCTGCCTCTTATTTATTAGCTGTCAGTGGACTATCGGCCGTTTCTGAAGGGTTCGATAATTCATCCTTTGGACTTCAAACTGATGCCTCTGATGATGTAAAAAGCTTACTTGAAGCTTGGAATTTTGCATATGACGCTTCCCCTAGCGATTCTGATTACACATATTTTCGTTCCGCCGTTTTGCATCAGCAAGTCGGACCGACCTATAAATTTGATGAGGAAGCTCGTAAACAAGTCAGTGATAAATATATTGCTACCATGGTATCTAATCTAGATAACTATTCAAGTGATGCGCAAAATTTTTTAAATGAGCAAATTGATTTAAGCATCCCTCTTCCAGACTCTGAACTTATGGATGATGGCGTAATAACCTACGGCGCAATTAAAATTAAAGATTATATTCCCAATGGTTTATATGAAGAACAAAAAGAATTCACCAGCGAAAATATAACCAGTATGGTTAATACCTATTCCTTTGGTTATTCATTTCCGCAGCCAGTACTTTATTGGGCCGGCGAAACATACCAGGCTTTTAAAATGGAAATGAATTATACCAGTTTGCTAATTATCCTTCCAAACCAAGGAGTCAGTTTGGAATCCATATCCGTCGCCGATACTTACTCATCATTTATGGCCGAAGCGAACTACGTTTCCGCTTATGGCTATATTCCCTTCTTTCATCTTGTAACCTCCAACGCTGATTTAACTGCTTACTTGCAGAATAAGTTGACCGGGCAAGAAATGTTTTTCTCCAAATTGCTCGCGAGTGATGTTTATAATGATTTGCAATTGATTTCGGTTATGCAAAACTCCGATTTTGAATTTAATAAATATGGTGTCGCCGGGGAAAGCGTGACAGCCATTGAAGCCGTTGGATCCACCGGACCGCTTGATGGTGAGCCCGTCAATCTTGAAGTTAACCGTCCTTTTTACGCTCTTTCATTAAAAGACAACTTTCCCATCTTTGTTAACAAAGTAAATCGCCTCTAA
- a CDS encoding helix-turn-helix transcriptional regulator has product MTSNHEVGLFIQRKRKDLGFTQKDLADKLSISPQAISKWETGETLPDTSMLLALADVLETTVDKILSGGILVLRKNKRIDVNDILEGLKALDNLRNYFGEKSTFYRGAIEGINQKMNIDFEKFMKDDDSKEILITEIIIQYLMDGYSITKEEVNSVVQSVKMRNVIYKYIGEDAAIDKLFYADNPQLFDQIRCLETEFIKIDSLNKLPGEYLHLDKGKDYWANQVETNRGFCFGIAVGDGKIRVFTYGFGGENMKLVHEVNIL; this is encoded by the coding sequence ATGACAAGCAACCATGAAGTCGGTCTATTTATTCAAAGAAAAAGAAAAGATTTGGGTTTTACGCAAAAAGATCTTGCCGATAAATTATCGATTAGTCCCCAGGCAATCTCCAAGTGGGAAACGGGAGAGACCCTTCCTGATACCAGTATGCTTCTTGCTTTAGCCGATGTCTTAGAAACAACGGTGGATAAGATTTTATCCGGGGGCATTCTAGTTCTAAGAAAAAACAAGAGAATTGATGTGAACGACATTTTAGAAGGCTTAAAAGCTCTCGACAATCTACGAAATTATTTTGGAGAAAAATCAACCTTTTATCGGGGAGCGATTGAAGGTATTAATCAAAAAATGAATATTGATTTTGAAAAGTTCATGAAAGATGACGATTCAAAAGAAATCCTCATCACCGAAATAATTATTCAATATTTAATGGACGGATACTCCATAACCAAGGAAGAAGTAAATTCCGTTGTTCAATCCGTTAAAATGCGAAATGTTATCTATAAATATATTGGTGAAGATGCGGCGATTGATAAACTGTTTTATGCAGACAATCCCCAATTATTTGATCAAATCAGATGTCTTGAAACCGAATTTATAAAAATAGATTCTCTTAACAAACTCCCCGGGGAGTATCTTCACCTTGACAAGGGAAAGGATTATTGGGCCAATCAAGTAGAAACCAATCGCGGATTTTGTTTTGGAATTGCGGTCGGAGACGGGAAAATAAGAGTTTTCACTTATGGCTTCGGGGGTGAAAATATGAAATTGGTCCACGAGGTAAACATTTTATAA
- a CDS encoding GrpB family protein, whose amino-acid sequence MKKKLSEMSLEELWQLFPIVLVPHKDAWERYYQEEKNLLLSYLKGVEFIHIEHIGSTSIPNIYAKDIVDILIEVSAENFAKTIYTLKRTDYKLMYSENGRAAFNKGYTEEGFAEKVYHIHVRTPNDIDELYFRDYLRDNPSIAKEYEQLKLSLEPHFRHNRDGYTNAKTDFIKRITARAKAAYPHRYE is encoded by the coding sequence ATGAAGAAAAAACTCAGTGAGATGTCTTTGGAAGAATTATGGCAATTGTTTCCGATAGTTCTTGTCCCTCATAAAGATGCTTGGGAGCGGTACTATCAAGAAGAAAAAAATTTACTTTTATCCTATCTAAAAGGCGTTGAGTTTATTCATATAGAGCACATTGGAAGTACATCTATCCCCAATATATACGCCAAAGATATTGTCGATATTCTCATTGAAGTAAGCGCCGAAAACTTTGCCAAGACGATTTACACCCTAAAACGTACTGACTACAAATTAATGTATTCCGAAAATGGAAGAGCGGCCTTTAACAAGGGCTATACTGAAGAAGGGTTTGCCGAAAAAGTCTATCATATTCATGTTCGTACGCCCAATGATATCGACGAATTATATTTTCGAGATTATCTACGGGATAACCCTTCTATAGCCAAAGAGTACGAGCAATTAAAGCTCTCTTTGGAACCTCACTTCCGTCATAATCGCGATGGGTATACTAACGCTAAAACCGATTTTATCAAACGAATTACCGCAAGAGCGAAAGCGGCTTATCCTCATCGTTATGAATGA
- a CDS encoding cation:proton antiporter codes for MLLSLSLMLLVGLSVSYIFKILKIPSILGYMITGIILGPYVLNLIAPEILAISADLRTIALVVILLRAGLSLNIKDLKQIGITGILMAFIPASFEIVGVVIFAPILLGLSLVDSLILGTILGAVSPAIIVPKMLKLMENKEGTKKSIPQLILAGASMDDIYCLVLFASAISLAQNHSLSLATFVHLPESIVLGIGLGIGLGLIFNYLFRQMHMRDTLKVIIVLTTAILLTVFEEYIKQYIGFSSLLAVIALGITLLTLYPRLASRMVRKYEKIWLVAEILLFVLVGAAVNILTIKEVGLNAIILILIILLFRTMGVIFATLPSKLKFKEKVFVVFAYLPKATVQASIGAIPLEMGFATGGVMLSVSVLAILITATIGSFLIDITHKKLLQKDDIFPDNKEDELMV; via the coding sequence ATGTTACTTTCACTTTCATTGATGTTATTGGTTGGTCTGTCCGTCTCCTATATTTTTAAAATTTTGAAGATTCCGAGCATTCTCGGCTACATGATAACGGGCATTATACTGGGACCTTACGTCCTTAATTTAATAGCTCCGGAAATTCTTGCTATTTCCGCGGATCTTAGAACGATAGCGTTGGTGGTAATTCTATTGCGCGCCGGACTTTCTTTAAACATTAAAGATTTAAAACAGATTGGAATTACCGGAATATTAATGGCCTTCATCCCGGCCAGTTTTGAAATAGTGGGGGTTGTAATTTTTGCTCCCATATTGCTGGGATTGTCACTGGTCGATTCCCTTATTTTAGGCACGATCTTGGGCGCGGTGTCTCCGGCCATCATAGTCCCTAAAATGTTGAAATTAATGGAAAACAAAGAGGGAACCAAAAAATCGATACCGCAACTTATTTTAGCGGGAGCCTCAATGGATGACATATATTGTTTAGTTCTTTTTGCTTCGGCAATAAGTTTAGCGCAGAATCACAGCTTAAGTCTTGCCACTTTCGTCCATCTTCCCGAATCGATAGTTCTTGGAATTGGGCTGGGAATCGGGTTAGGGCTTATTTTTAACTACTTATTTCGGCAAATGCATATGCGTGACACCTTGAAAGTAATAATTGTCTTAACCACGGCCATCCTTTTGACTGTGTTTGAGGAATACATTAAGCAATATATCGGTTTTTCGTCATTGCTGGCAGTTATCGCTTTAGGAATTACCCTTTTAACTCTCTATCCTAGACTGGCATCAAGAATGGTAAGAAAGTATGAAAAAATATGGCTGGTTGCTGAAATTCTTTTATTTGTTTTAGTAGGCGCCGCGGTTAATATTCTCACCATAAAAGAAGTCGGATTGAATGCCATTATCTTAATTTTAATTATTCTGCTATTTCGGACGATGGGAGTTATTTTTGCCACATTGCCATCTAAGTTAAAATTTAAAGAAAAGGTGTTTGTGGTGTTTGCTTATTTGCCCAAAGCGACCGTTCAGGCATCAATTGGCGCCATTCCGCTTGAAATGGGCTTTGCTACGGGTGGAGTAATGCTCTCCGTGTCGGTTTTAGCAATTCTAATAACCGCCACGATTGGATCTTTTTTAATTGATATTACGCATAAAAAACTTTTACAAAAAGATGATATATTTCCCGACAACAAAGAGGATGAACTGATGGTTTAA
- a CDS encoding response regulator, translated as MYKVIIVDDEPNVRKRLEAILETKKNDFEVLGLFENGYDALETGIPLEPDLIITDIKMPFIDGLELIRRAKIELPLVQTIIVTGFDSFDFAKQAIDLGVIGYISKPVTGDEIGLVLSKAKEKMDKNLLVNKNIHELQAQNESALKAVQDNDLNKLITLKKIPDNFKAKLVTDGIVLEGQHLFFAIFDSDQEADELSFEDSEIVSFYVDQFLKEIFKGYKFYTFENDLNKSVLFLSNVPFIKDDIQRRLSLIAAKIRKACGYSLSVGVSDIIKNDTAISYRKLYRHAKWTLEYRVVVGPNVVLFYSDLVKKASNIGKVDDNEYKQISYSLLYGKSRKVKKQIDHLIDTISSIEYKENYFLILNNLIDTIIKSCIAIDELYAIYHSYIDIVNLIYGSKQTEAIKASFNNLIDEVIKINQKVRSGGIEDAYSHIAHFILKNYANPGISLSDVAKELDYSVSYISAILKKKDTSFTKMLTDARMAKAKELLANPGNKMATIADQIGYEDPFYFSHCFKKHFGLSPMEYRKSL; from the coding sequence ATGTACAAAGTAATTATCGTTGATGATGAGCCCAATGTCCGCAAGCGCCTCGAAGCCATTTTGGAAACAAAAAAGAATGATTTTGAAGTTCTTGGCCTTTTTGAAAATGGCTATGACGCTTTGGAGACCGGCATTCCTTTGGAACCGGATTTAATTATTACGGATATTAAGATGCCCTTTATTGATGGATTGGAACTTATCCGTCGCGCCAAGATTGAACTCCCCTTAGTCCAGACCATAATTGTGACCGGTTTCGATAGTTTTGATTTTGCCAAGCAGGCAATTGATCTCGGAGTAATTGGATATATCAGCAAACCTGTGACTGGCGATGAAATTGGTCTGGTGTTGAGCAAGGCTAAGGAAAAAATGGACAAGAACCTGCTCGTAAATAAGAACATTCATGAACTGCAAGCGCAAAATGAATCGGCCTTAAAGGCGGTTCAAGACAACGATTTGAATAAACTGATTACTCTTAAAAAAATTCCTGATAATTTTAAGGCAAAACTGGTTACCGATGGTATTGTTTTAGAAGGCCAACACCTTTTCTTCGCTATCTTTGATTCCGATCAGGAAGCAGATGAGCTATCGTTTGAAGACAGCGAAATTGTTTCTTTCTATGTCGATCAATTTTTGAAGGAGATTTTTAAAGGATATAAATTTTACACTTTCGAAAACGATTTAAACAAAAGTGTTTTATTTTTGTCGAATGTCCCATTTATCAAAGATGATATTCAAAGACGGCTTTCGCTGATTGCCGCAAAGATCCGTAAGGCCTGCGGATACTCATTATCGGTGGGCGTTTCAGACATTATTAAAAATGACACCGCAATTTCTTACCGAAAACTTTATCGCCATGCCAAATGGACACTCGAATATCGCGTGGTTGTCGGTCCTAATGTGGTTCTCTTTTATAGTGACTTGGTCAAAAAGGCGAGTAACATTGGCAAAGTTGACGATAACGAATACAAACAAATATCTTATTCACTGCTTTATGGTAAAAGTCGCAAGGTCAAAAAACAGATTGACCATTTAATCGATACCATCTCTTCAATTGAATATAAGGAGAACTATTTTTTAATTCTCAATAACCTGATCGACACGATAATCAAAAGCTGCATCGCTATTGATGAACTATATGCCATATATCATTCCTATATCGATATTGTGAACTTGATCTATGGTTCAAAGCAGACCGAAGCCATTAAGGCAAGTTTTAATAATCTAATTGACGAAGTGATAAAGATTAATCAAAAAGTCAGAAGTGGGGGAATTGAAGATGCTTATAGCCACATTGCCCACTTTATTTTAAAAAACTATGCTAATCCCGGCATTTCACTCAGTGATGTCGCTAAGGAATTGGATTACTCTGTTTCCTATATATCGGCTATTCTAAAGAAAAAAGATACTTCATTCACAAAGATGCTTACCGATGCCAGAATGGCAAAAGCCAAGGAACTATTGGCGAATCCGGGTAATAAAATGGCAACCATCGCCGATCAGATCGGCTATGAAGATCCCTTCTATTTTTCCCACTGTTTTAAAAAGCACTTTGGCTTATCGCCAATGGAATATCGTAAATCTTTATGA
- a CDS encoding sensor histidine kinase, giving the protein MRKPMRAKTKLLVPTSAMFLSLTILIVFSAYVLFSNNVRSNSLKQLHATSQQVLNNYETYFDSVIEVSNALLGEYSNENEDNISSDMQTYFDSIMSIKHEIEDISIYRKSDGILLASSSNYVDLSTDIKLENWFVDAKENPLINIFSPSSASSTNTYHFLLSKVLFFEKNRDFDGVLRVDFDFTKIVESISSTTLGEGGSFIIYDKNYNVVYCSDSTYLETELPLIKHLVLGNSVVSVDKHSLYLYCSSISNTSWRLAIFINNDAIASAIYSFSVYIIVLMVFVIAIFFILMVIVTNNITDPLQELQKEMAKIESFNYEGYLHHNFSSTYEISELNRSFNQMMTRIKKLNTSLITEKEEQRKSELKALQNQINPHFLYNTLDSIIALIEKGDDETAQLMIIALSRFFRISISSGKNVIPLNKEIEHVRNYLLIQKMRFGNSFKYKINVEEGLDEYPVIKLILQPIVENSIGHGIKEGEEGFININVHSEADMIVFEIKDNGYGMTKAKVEELSTAMRDASTYKGVGLKNVYQRIRIYYGSSADVIITSEEDIGTTIRIIIPKVSIKDEE; this is encoded by the coding sequence ATGAGAAAACCAATGCGGGCGAAAACCAAGCTTTTAGTCCCGACTTCGGCGATGTTTTTAAGTTTGACTATTTTGATTGTTTTCTCCGCGTACGTGCTTTTTTCCAATAATGTCAGAAGTAATTCGCTGAAACAGTTGCACGCCACTTCTCAGCAAGTTCTAAATAACTATGAAACATATTTTGATTCGGTAATTGAAGTCAGCAACGCCCTTTTAGGTGAATATTCTAATGAAAATGAGGACAACATATCTTCGGATATGCAGACTTATTTTGATTCAATTATGTCAATCAAACATGAAATTGAGGATATCTCCATCTACCGAAAAAGCGATGGCATTCTACTGGCTTCGAGTAGTAATTATGTTGATTTATCCACGGACATTAAACTTGAGAATTGGTTTGTCGATGCGAAAGAAAACCCTTTAATTAATATTTTTTCTCCTTCATCCGCATCCTCAACTAACACTTATCATTTTTTACTGTCCAAGGTTTTATTTTTTGAGAAAAATCGTGATTTTGACGGGGTTTTACGCGTTGATTTTGACTTTACAAAAATTGTTGAGTCCATTTCCTCCACCACATTGGGGGAAGGCGGAAGTTTTATTATTTATGACAAAAATTACAATGTCGTCTATTGTTCCGATTCAACCTATCTCGAAACCGAACTACCTTTAATTAAACATTTGGTCCTCGGTAATAGCGTTGTCAGCGTTGATAAGCATTCGCTTTATCTATATTGCTCTTCCATATCCAACACCTCATGGCGATTGGCCATTTTCATTAACAATGATGCCATTGCCAGTGCAATCTATTCCTTTTCGGTTTACATTATTGTTCTGATGGTCTTTGTAATTGCCATTTTCTTTATTTTGATGGTTATTGTGACTAACAATATCACCGATCCGCTGCAGGAATTACAGAAGGAAATGGCGAAAATTGAATCTTTTAATTATGAAGGATATCTCCATCATAATTTCTCCAGTACTTACGAAATCTCGGAGTTGAATCGTTCCTTCAATCAAATGATGACAAGAATTAAAAAACTTAATACCTCCTTAATTACCGAAAAAGAAGAGCAAAGAAAGTCGGAATTAAAAGCTCTTCAAAATCAGATTAATCCCCATTTTCTTTATAACACTCTCGACAGCATTATTGCTCTTATTGAAAAAGGAGACGATGAGACCGCCCAATTGATGATCATCGCGCTTTCACGCTTTTTCCGGATATCAATTTCCAGTGGCAAGAACGTCATTCCCTTAAACAAAGAAATAGAGCATGTCCGTAACTACCTCTTAATTCAAAAAATGCGCTTTGGCAACTCATTCAAATATAAAATCAATGTTGAAGAGGGGCTGGATGAGTATCCCGTAATCAAACTGATTCTTCAGCCAATTGTCGAAAACTCAATTGGCCACGGAATTAAGGAAGGCGAGGAAGGTTTCATCAATATCAACGTCCATTCCGAGGCGGATATGATCGTTTTTGAAATAAAAGATAATGGATATGGCATGACAAAAGCAAAAGTGGAGGAGTTGTCCACTGCGATGCGTGACGCTTCCACATATAAAGGGGTTGGACTCAAAAATGTCTATCAGCGCATTCGCATCTACTATGGTTCTTCTGCCGATGTCATCATAACCAGCGAAGAAGATATCGGTACGACGATAAGAATAATTATTCCGAAAGTGAGCATTAAAGATGAGGAATAA
- a CDS encoding substrate-binding domain-containing protein has protein sequence MRNKQITLWLLISSFYLSGCSRPSRTAQLFSYDANDTFISSLFANIESKLNGYIDYKSYDGKRKQTIQNDDFISAIDDKSTSVVVMNTVDRFASSAIIEKGETKNVPIIFVNREPLMGDLLATDWSQENCFYVGANSSYEGILQGDIANDIFDGPTSYSQSVYDKNGDGIVQVAILKGEEGHQDSEQRSENCIAELRNLGYQVDILQISYCNWERETAKKMMESIYTNDIELLFANNDDMALGAIDYLKTITVANSSLPFEREFFPIIGVDGTTQAMEAIQDGTLSGTVLNDGEKQAEVIFDIIKNILDGVALPDYDANIEITKNAYHILGEKITKNTH, from the coding sequence ATGAGGAATAAACAAATAACATTGTGGTTGTTGATAAGCAGTTTTTACCTCAGTGGCTGTAGCCGTCCTTCACGAACAGCGCAACTTTTTTCCTACGATGCGAATGACACCTTCATTTCATCTTTGTTTGCTAATATTGAATCAAAATTAAATGGCTATATTGACTATAAGAGTTATGATGGGAAAAGGAAACAGACTATTCAAAACGATGACTTCATCAGTGCTATCGATGATAAATCAACCAGTGTGGTAGTGATGAATACGGTCGATCGCTTCGCCTCTAGCGCTATAATCGAAAAAGGAGAGACGAAAAATGTTCCGATTATTTTTGTCAATCGTGAACCCTTGATGGGCGATCTTCTGGCAACTGATTGGTCGCAAGAAAACTGCTTTTATGTCGGAGCGAACTCTTCATATGAAGGTATTCTCCAAGGTGATATAGCCAATGATATTTTTGATGGCCCCACCTCCTATTCCCAGTCCGTCTATGATAAAAATGGTGACGGTATTGTTCAAGTGGCCATCCTGAAAGGGGAGGAAGGACATCAAGATAGCGAGCAAAGAAGTGAAAATTGTATCGCCGAATTAAGGAATCTCGGTTACCAGGTTGATATTCTTCAGATATCATACTGTAATTGGGAAAGAGAAACCGCCAAAAAGATGATGGAAAGCATTTATACAAATGACATTGAGCTTCTTTTTGCCAACAACGATGATATGGCTTTAGGCGCGATCGATTATCTAAAAACCATCACTGTCGCCAATTCAAGCCTTCCCTTCGAACGAGAATTTTTTCCGATTATCGGTGTCGATGGCACCACCCAAGCTATGGAAGCCATTCAAGACGGCACTCTTTCCGGCACGGTTTTAAATGATGGTGAAAAACAGGCCGAAGTGATTTTTGATATAATCAAAAACATTCTTGATGGTGTCGCTTTACCCGATTATGATGCCAACATTGAAATTACGAAAAATGCCTACCATATCCTAGGTGAAAAAATAACAAAAAACACACATTAA
- a CDS encoding galactose ABC transporter substrate-binding protein, producing the protein MKKKLIPVALGLLGFITSCAHTNGLTADVFIYQFSDTYIGTVRTALETNLKEKGVTPKFYDAGGIQATQTQQIESALSTGSQILLANLVEQTATGDAVAEKAKAKDVPVIFFNREVPDSSVNPATYPDNAFVGTDPDQAGYMQGEILAGALIKDGALNPLWDKNGDGKINYVMLRADESNAEANGRTRYSVQEANRLLAEAGLDPLVHLGEDYNAGWSKDNAKQAMDNFISTYGLTGANAIECVIANNDDMALGAVASLQTQDYNKGGENALLVVGVDATAAAQAAIDAGEMYGTVKQDAQAMAQCIAELTANKLAGKDFLDGTSYAWDSATVHKIRIPYGSYTK; encoded by the coding sequence ATGAAAAAGAAATTAATTCCTGTTGCATTAGGTCTATTAGGCTTTATCACTTCCTGCGCCCATACCAATGGGCTGACCGCTGATGTCTTCATCTATCAGTTCTCCGACACTTATATCGGTACTGTTAGAACCGCGCTTGAGACCAACCTCAAAGAAAAAGGGGTCACACCCAAATTCTATGATGCCGGTGGTATCCAAGCTACTCAGACTCAGCAAATCGAGTCTGCTCTTTCAACCGGTAGCCAGATTCTTCTAGCCAACCTCGTTGAGCAAACCGCCACTGGGGATGCGGTTGCGGAAAAAGCCAAAGCCAAAGATGTCCCGGTCATCTTCTTCAACCGTGAAGTTCCAGACAGTTCCGTGAATCCAGCCACTTATCCGGACAACGCCTTCGTTGGTACTGATCCTGATCAAGCCGGCTACATGCAAGGTGAAATTCTTGCCGGTGCCTTGATTAAAGATGGTGCACTTAACCCATTATGGGATAAGAATGGTGATGGAAAAATTAACTATGTTATGCTAAGAGCGGATGAGTCCAATGCCGAAGCAAACGGCCGGACAAGATACTCCGTTCAAGAAGCCAATCGTCTTCTGGCCGAAGCCGGACTTGATCCTCTTGTTCACTTAGGCGAAGATTACAATGCCGGATGGAGTAAAGACAACGCAAAACAGGCGATGGATAACTTCATTTCTACTTATGGTCTAACCGGTGCCAATGCGATTGAATGTGTTATCGCAAACAATGATGATATGGCTTTAGGAGCAGTCGCTTCCTTACAAACCCAGGATTATAATAAGGGTGGGGAGAATGCCTTGCTCGTCGTCGGTGTTGATGCTACCGCCGCTGCTCAAGCCGCTATTGATGCGGGTGAGATGTACGGCACCGTTAAGCAGGATGCCCAAGCCATGGCTCAATGTATCGCCGAGTTAACCGCCAACAAGTTAGCTGGTAAAGACTTCTTAGATGGAACCAGTTATGCTTGGGACAGCGCGACGGTTCATAAGATTCGTATTCCTTACGGTAGTTATACCAAGTAA
- a CDS encoding ATP-binding cassette domain-containing protein has product MAKTNVDNKINEYLLEMENISKSFPGVKALDHAQLRVRPGTVHSLMGENGAGKSTLMKCLFGLYKRDEGDIIFQGRSVEYHSTKEALEDGIAMVQQELNQAQKMTVMDNLWLGRYPVSFGFAIDETKMYRDTQSVFQKLDIHIDPKAIISTLSVATRQMVEIAKAVSYDAKIVVFDEPTSSLSDAEVEQLFRIIKMLKKKGCGIIYISHKMDEILRISDEVTIMRDGKWVETKSAKDCTLNSIIKAMVGRDLNNRFPPKTNKPGKDYLEVKNLSSLYGNNAIKNVSFNIRKGEIFGLAGLVGAGRSELLETIFGVRTKSEGQIFKDGMLVKNDTAEHAIKNGFALLTEERRTTGIFGVLSIKDNTVIASLNNYNSMLGLDGNKMSKDTNWAIEAMNVKTPSQKTQIKSLSGGNQQKVIIGRWVLTDPDVLLLDEPTRGIDVGAKYEIYQLIINMAKQGKTIIVCSSEMPELLGICDRIAVMSNHRLAGILDQKEANQEKLMNLALKYM; this is encoded by the coding sequence ATGGCAAAAACAAATGTAGATAACAAAATCAACGAATATCTCCTAGAGATGGAGAATATCTCAAAATCTTTTCCCGGAGTAAAGGCCTTAGATCACGCTCAACTGAGAGTGCGACCGGGAACGGTACATTCCTTAATGGGCGAAAACGGGGCCGGAAAATCAACACTGATGAAGTGTCTTTTTGGTTTATATAAGCGCGATGAAGGCGATATTATTTTTCAAGGCCGTTCCGTCGAGTACCACTCGACAAAAGAAGCACTTGAAGACGGCATCGCTATGGTTCAACAAGAATTGAATCAAGCTCAAAAAATGACGGTAATGGATAATCTTTGGCTTGGCCGCTATCCCGTGAGTTTTGGTTTCGCCATCGATGAGACAAAAATGTATCGCGATACGCAAAGCGTCTTTCAAAAACTTGATATTCATATTGATCCTAAAGCCATTATTTCCACTCTCTCGGTGGCAACCAGGCAGATGGTAGAAATTGCAAAAGCGGTGTCTTACGATGCCAAGATTGTGGTTTTCGATGAACCGACATCTTCACTGTCTGATGCCGAAGTGGAGCAACTATTCAGAATTATCAAGATGCTGAAAAAGAAGGGCTGCGGAATTATCTATATTTCCCATAAAATGGATGAAATTCTTCGTATATCCGATGAAGTCACAATTATGCGTGACGGCAAATGGGTTGAAACCAAATCGGCAAAGGATTGCACACTTAATTCGATAATCAAAGCGATGGTTGGTCGTGATTTAAATAATCGTTTTCCGCCTAAAACCAACAAGCCGGGAAAAGATTATTTAGAAGTCAAAAATCTTTCCTCTTTATACGGGAATAACGCCATTAAAAATGTCTCCTTTAATATTCGTAAAGGGGAAATCTTCGGTCTTGCCGGACTCGTTGGAGCCGGACGCAGCGAATTGTTGGAAACCATTTTTGGGGTCCGGACAAAAAGTGAAGGGCAGATTTTCAAAGACGGGATGTTGGTTAAAAATGACACGGCTGAACATGCTATTAAAAATGGATTCGCCCTTCTTACCGAAGAACGGCGGACAACCGGCATATTCGGTGTGCTGAGCATTAAGGATAATACCGTTATTGCCTCGCTGAACAACTATAATTCAATGTTGGGCCTTGACGGCAATAAGATGAGCAAAGATACCAACTGGGCAATTGAAGCGATGAACGTAAAGACACCATCACAAAAAACGCAAATTAAATCTTTATCCGGCGGCAATCAGCAAAAAGTAATTATTGGTCGCTGGGTATTGACCGATCCCGATGTGCTATTGCTCGATGAACCGACTCGAGGCATTGATGTCGGCGCAAAATATGAAATCTATCAACTAATTATAAATATGGCGAAACAGGGCAAGACCATTATCGTTTGTTCAAGCGAAATGCCGGAACTTCTTGGTATATGTGATCGAATTGCCGTGATGAGCAATCATCGTTTAGCCGGTATCTTAGATCAAAAAGAGGCCAATCAAGAAAAATTAATGAACTTGGCTCTTAAATACATGTAG